One genomic segment of Erysipelotrichaceae bacterium 66202529 includes these proteins:
- the glgP gene encoding glycogen/starch/alpha-glucan family phosphorylase has translation MTVMRQELLQDIKTMAGNKADARMLYKAIHTAVKKQMAKMETIVSKRKLYYISAEFLLGKMLTSNLIHLQALQQVQTLVMEYGVTWKEIQDVECEPSLGNGGLGRLAACFLDSIAELGLSGDGIGLYYHFGLFEQKFQNRKQMELPNAWIDTVSWFERIPVDYQVHFKNCTLQPVRYDMDVIGYDGKKNRLHLFDVESVDEGIVHDGISFDKRDITHNLTLFLYPDDSDEAGRLLRIYQQYFMVSCAAHMILEEQKQLGHDLHTLYEHAVIQINDTHPSLIIPELIHQLMQEGICMKEAVRIVEKTCAYTNHTILAEALETWPMSYLETVVPHLTGILHALDTAADQRDRDAAVALIDADNRMHMAHMDIHFGKSVNGVAALHTEILKQSELHAFYKLYPEKFNNKTNGITFTRWLHACNTQLYDYLMELLQMDNWQDDQLHKLMEYAQDETVIARLLDIKQEKKREWCAHIKAKQGMAVNPNSVFDTQVKRLHEYKRQQMNALWIIYKMKEIRKGNLPSRPVTCIFGAKAAPAYTIAKDIIHVLLCLQDIIANDPRVSPYLQLCFIENYNVSEAEQIIPASDISEQISLASKEASGTGNMKFMLNGAVTLGTRDGANVEIADLVKQDNIYIFGKSSEEVIAHYEKADYCSREYYEQDPVLHELVDYLVDDEMLHTGDPISLRRFYEELLHKDWFMTLLDTRDYIACKEQMLKDYEQRKLWGRRMLHNIACSGFFSSKRTIEDYNRDIWNLG, from the coding sequence ATGACGGTAATGAGACAGGAGCTGTTACAGGATATAAAAACTATGGCAGGAAATAAAGCAGATGCAAGGATGCTTTATAAGGCCATTCATACAGCGGTGAAAAAACAGATGGCAAAGATGGAAACGATTGTTTCCAAACGGAAGCTGTATTACATCTCTGCGGAATTTCTGCTTGGGAAAATGCTGACGAGCAATTTGATACATTTACAGGCGCTGCAGCAGGTGCAGACACTTGTAATGGAATACGGAGTCACCTGGAAGGAAATTCAGGATGTGGAATGTGAACCGAGTCTTGGAAACGGTGGATTAGGCCGTCTGGCAGCCTGTTTTCTGGATTCCATTGCGGAGCTTGGGCTCAGCGGTGATGGTATCGGTCTGTATTATCACTTCGGTTTGTTTGAACAGAAATTTCAGAATCGTAAGCAAATGGAGCTGCCGAATGCATGGATTGATACGGTCAGCTGGTTTGAAAGGATACCGGTGGATTACCAGGTGCATTTCAAAAACTGCACCCTGCAGCCAGTCCGCTATGATATGGATGTTATCGGATATGATGGAAAGAAGAACCGTCTGCATCTGTTTGATGTGGAAAGTGTGGATGAGGGCATTGTCCATGATGGCATATCCTTTGATAAACGTGATATCACACATAATCTGACACTGTTTCTGTATCCGGATGACAGTGATGAAGCAGGCAGACTGCTGCGTATCTATCAGCAGTATTTCATGGTTTCCTGCGCTGCCCATATGATTTTGGAGGAACAGAAGCAGCTTGGACATGATCTGCATACACTCTATGAGCATGCCGTGATACAAATCAATGACACGCATCCTTCTTTGATCATACCGGAGCTGATTCATCAGCTTATGCAGGAGGGAATCTGTATGAAGGAGGCTGTGCGCATCGTCGAAAAAACCTGTGCCTATACCAATCATACCATTCTGGCAGAGGCTCTGGAAACCTGGCCAATGTCGTATCTGGAAACTGTAGTACCGCATCTGACAGGCATTCTGCATGCTTTGGATACGGCTGCTGATCAGCGTGACAGGGATGCTGCTGTGGCGTTGATTGATGCAGATAACCGCATGCATATGGCACACATGGACATTCATTTTGGAAAAAGTGTCAACGGGGTGGCGGCTCTGCATACAGAAATTCTGAAGCAAAGCGAGCTGCATGCTTTTTATAAGCTGTATCCGGAAAAGTTTAACAACAAAACAAACGGCATCACGTTTACCCGATGGCTGCATGCCTGCAACACGCAGCTGTATGATTATCTGATGGAGCTGCTGCAAATGGATAACTGGCAGGATGATCAGCTGCATAAGCTCATGGAGTATGCGCAGGATGAAACCGTGATTGCCCGTTTGCTGGACATCAAGCAGGAAAAGAAACGGGAATGGTGCGCCCATATAAAAGCAAAGCAGGGAATGGCAGTCAATCCCAACAGTGTGTTTGATACCCAGGTGAAACGTCTGCATGAGTATAAACGCCAGCAGATGAATGCGTTATGGATCATTTATAAAATGAAGGAAATACGAAAAGGGAATCTGCCTTCCCGTCCGGTTACCTGTATATTCGGGGCAAAGGCGGCACCTGCCTATACGATTGCCAAAGATATCATTCATGTGCTTCTCTGTCTGCAGGATATCATTGCAAATGATCCAAGGGTATCCCCGTATCTGCAGCTATGCTTCATTGAAAATTACAATGTGAGTGAAGCAGAGCAAATCATACCGGCAAGTGATATATCTGAACAAATTTCCCTGGCAAGCAAGGAAGCTAGTGGAACGGGGAATATGAAGTTCATGTTAAACGGAGCGGTAACTCTGGGTACCCGGGATGGTGCCAATGTGGAAATTGCCGATTTGGTCAAGCAAGATAATATTTATATATTTGGAAAGAGCAGCGAGGAAGTTATCGCACATTATGAGAAAGCGGATTACTGCTCCAGGGAGTATTATGAACAGGATCCTGTACTGCATGAGCTTGTGGATTATCTGGTTGATGATGAAATGCTGCATACAGGAGATCCAATATCCTTGCGGCGCTTTTACGAGGAGCTGCTGCATAAGGACTGGTTTATGACACTTCTGGATACCAGGGACTATATTGCATGTAAGGAACAGATGCTGAAGGATTATGAGCAACGCAAGCTTTGGGGACGCAGGATGCTGCATAATATTGCATGCAGTGGCTTCTTCTCCAGTAAACGTACGATTGAGGATTATAACCGGGACATCTGGAACTTAGGATAG
- a CDS encoding TetR family transcriptional regulator yields the protein MDKKITRKEQALHTRANILAVCTKLLCEYTFDELSISMICREADISVGAFYHHFKTKSDIIVELYRDVDDIFLHDILPKCKMLAPVEAILQYLCEQCGYAETMGIDSIKNVYKAQIDNGNTFFASNERGLPDGLRQLLLRAVKTQDLNPATDIEKLLEELLIMSRGVIYYWCIRNGAINVRTYIYDMANMYLRSYIQKPAGADNL from the coding sequence ATGGATAAAAAAATTACAAGAAAGGAACAGGCACTGCATACCCGTGCCAATATCCTTGCAGTATGTACGAAGCTGCTTTGCGAGTATACCTTTGATGAACTCAGTATTTCCATGATTTGCCGGGAAGCCGATATTTCCGTTGGGGCCTTTTATCATCATTTCAAAACAAAATCCGATATTATCGTTGAGCTGTATCGGGATGTGGATGATATTTTTCTGCATGACATTCTGCCGAAGTGCAAAATGCTTGCACCTGTGGAAGCCATACTGCAGTATCTTTGCGAACAATGCGGCTATGCGGAAACAATGGGTATCGACAGCATTAAAAATGTATACAAAGCACAGATTGATAATGGAAATACATTTTTTGCGTCCAATGAGCGCGGTCTGCCCGATGGTCTTCGTCAGCTTCTTCTTCGTGCGGTGAAGACACAGGATCTGAACCCTGCTACGGATATTGAAAAGCTGCTGGAGGAGCTGCTGATTATGAGCAGGGGAGTCATCTATTACTGGTGCATACGAAACGGAGCAATCAATGTGCGGACGTATATTTACGACATGGCCAATATGTATTTGCGCTCATATATACAAAAGCCAGCAGGAGCTGATAATCTATAG
- a CDS encoding FAD-dependent oxidoreductase → MTHHRELFQETKIGACTIKNRISMAPMGPVGYADAFGGFNQRLQDYYVERAKNNVGLIITGICSVDMSIEGIPSNGLPCPTTNPLAFIHSTYSMNDRIHAHGAKIFLQLTGGLGRSALPGFTAKHIAPSENPNRFDPRITHREMTKEEIMNLIKRFIESAAIAKKAGFDGVEIHAVHEGYLLDQFAIALFNKRTDEFGGSLENRLRVSTEIVKGIKKVCGADFPVSLRYSLKSCMKAVRQGGLPGEEYKEAGKDIEEGIEAAKILVAAGYDSLNVDAGTYDSWYWNHPPMYFEDGMYREFGRILKKEVDVPIILAGRMDDPDMAVQALQDCCDIISYGRPLLADAEFAEKIRTGRSDEIRPCLGCHEGCLGRIANGPVSCAVNPACGREEIYGISLACTKKTVLVIGGGIAGLETARVCAKRGHSVILCEKSDQLGGNLIPGGVPHFKRYDRKLISYYKRQMELLGVDVRYNEEVTAEGIDRYHADVIVCASGSTPRKLHIDGPLPVASADEVLLGHKAIKGNVVIVGGGLVGCETGIWLAQQGNQVTIVEVADEILGGAGALPHMNHFMLEDLITYHKIAVHTKASVVTSTTDGVVISTEQGDITLPADGIITSVGYLANNAIYEQLKELDIPVHNIGDSNRVHNIMYAIWDAYELARNI, encoded by the coding sequence ATGACACATCATCGCGAATTGTTTCAAGAAACAAAGATTGGAGCCTGTACAATCAAAAACAGGATTTCTATGGCTCCTATGGGGCCTGTGGGCTATGCGGATGCTTTTGGTGGATTCAACCAGAGATTGCAGGATTATTATGTGGAGCGTGCCAAAAACAATGTCGGACTGATTATCACCGGAATCTGCTCCGTTGATATGAGCATTGAAGGTATTCCATCCAACGGACTTCCCTGCCCGACAACGAATCCCCTTGCGTTCATTCACAGCACCTACAGCATGAATGACAGAATTCACGCACATGGCGCTAAAATTTTTCTACAGCTTACCGGAGGTCTGGGACGTAGTGCATTGCCAGGCTTTACCGCAAAGCATATCGCACCGAGTGAAAATCCAAACCGCTTTGATCCGCGCATTACACATCGTGAAATGACAAAGGAAGAAATCATGAACCTGATTAAGCGCTTTATCGAATCTGCGGCAATCGCCAAGAAAGCAGGCTTTGACGGTGTGGAAATTCACGCTGTACATGAAGGCTATCTGCTGGATCAGTTTGCCATTGCCTTGTTTAATAAACGCACGGATGAATTTGGCGGCTCTCTTGAAAACCGTCTGCGTGTTTCCACAGAAATCGTCAAGGGTATCAAAAAGGTATGCGGAGCTGATTTTCCGGTATCTCTGCGTTACAGCTTGAAAAGCTGCATGAAGGCAGTGCGGCAGGGTGGTTTACCGGGTGAAGAATACAAGGAAGCAGGAAAGGACATTGAGGAAGGTATAGAGGCTGCGAAAATTCTGGTTGCGGCAGGTTATGATTCCCTGAATGTCGATGCAGGAACCTATGATTCCTGGTACTGGAATCATCCACCAATGTATTTTGAGGATGGTATGTATCGGGAGTTTGGCAGAATATTGAAAAAAGAGGTTGACGTTCCAATCATATTGGCAGGGCGCATGGACGATCCGGATATGGCTGTACAGGCCTTGCAGGATTGCTGTGATATCATCAGCTATGGAAGACCACTGCTTGCGGATGCAGAATTTGCGGAAAAGATCAGAACCGGAAGATCCGATGAAATCCGCCCGTGTCTGGGATGCCATGAAGGCTGTCTTGGAAGAATCGCCAACGGCCCGGTTTCCTGTGCAGTGAATCCGGCCTGCGGTCGTGAAGAAATATATGGTATTTCTTTAGCCTGCACAAAGAAAACAGTGCTTGTCATCGGCGGTGGTATTGCCGGTCTGGAGACCGCCCGCGTGTGTGCAAAAAGAGGGCATTCTGTCATCCTTTGTGAAAAAAGCGATCAGCTGGGAGGAAATCTGATTCCGGGAGGCGTTCCGCATTTCAAACGGTATGACCGCAAACTGATTTCCTATTACAAACGCCAGATGGAGCTGCTCGGAGTTGATGTGCGTTATAACGAGGAAGTTACGGCAGAAGGCATTGACCGCTATCATGCGGATGTCATTGTATGTGCCAGCGGCTCCACTCCGCGAAAGCTGCATATCGACGGGCCGCTTCCTGTGGCAAGTGCCGATGAGGTACTGCTTGGACATAAAGCTATAAAGGGCAATGTCGTCATAGTCGGCGGCGGTCTGGTTGGCTGTGAAACAGGAATCTGGCTGGCTCAGCAGGGTAATCAGGTAACCATCGTTGAGGTTGCTGACGAAATTCTGGGCGGTGCTGGAGCACTTCCTCATATGAACCATTTTATGCTGGAGGATTTGATAACCTATCATAAGATTGCCGTACACACGAAAGCCAGCGTTGTAACATCTACTACAGACGGTGTTGTTATCTCCACTGAGCAGGGGGACATCACACTGCCTGCAGACGGCATTATCACTTCGGTTGGATATCTTGCAAATAACGCAATTTATGAACAACTGAAGGAGCTGGATATACCGGTGCATAATATCGGCGACTCCAACAGAGTACACAATATTATGTATGCCATCTGGGACGCTTACGAGCTTGCCCGAAATATTTAG
- a CDS encoding ZIP family metal transporter, with amino-acid sequence MTITNPYILAAIGTGFTFLMTALGAATIFLIRKEMKQGMQSAFLGFAAGVMIAASVWSLLIPSMEQAKELGMPEWLPAGGGFVLGGLFLLALDKALPHLHPGSDVPEGPKSSLKRTTMLVFAVTLHNIPEGMAVGLSFALSTAAGASTTLAAAIALAIGIGLQNFPEGAAISLPLYKEGCSRGKSFLYGALSGIVEPIAGIATVAIVGGATVAMPWLLSFAAGAMIYVVVEELIPEANLDEHSHAGTFGVMIGFLIMMIMDVALG; translated from the coding sequence ATGACAATAACGAATCCATATATACTTGCGGCGATTGGTACAGGATTTACCTTTCTGATGACCGCACTTGGCGCTGCAACGATCTTTTTGATTCGCAAGGAAATGAAGCAGGGGATGCAGTCTGCCTTTCTCGGCTTTGCGGCCGGGGTTATGATTGCGGCTTCCGTATGGAGCCTGCTGATTCCCAGTATGGAGCAGGCAAAGGAATTGGGAATGCCGGAATGGCTGCCGGCTGGCGGCGGCTTTGTTTTAGGCGGCTTGTTTTTACTGGCATTGGACAAGGCATTGCCGCATCTGCATCCGGGAAGTGATGTCCCGGAAGGGCCGAAGAGCTCATTAAAGAGAACAACAATGCTGGTGTTTGCAGTTACGCTTCATAATATTCCCGAGGGAATGGCAGTGGGCTTGTCCTTTGCACTTTCCACAGCAGCCGGAGCTTCAACGACACTGGCTGCCGCTATTGCACTGGCAATCGGTATCGGTCTACAAAATTTTCCGGAGGGTGCTGCGATTTCCTTACCGCTGTATAAGGAAGGCTGCTCCCGTGGGAAATCCTTTCTATACGGGGCATTAAGCGGTATCGTGGAGCCGATTGCAGGTATTGCGACGGTAGCAATCGTCGGCGGTGCTACTGTGGCTATGCCATGGCTGCTTTCCTTTGCGGCGGGTGCCATGATCTATGTTGTGGTGGAAGAACTGATACCGGAGGCGAATCTGGATGAGCATTCCCATGCCGGAACCTTTGGTGTGATGATTGGCTTTCTTATCATGATGATCATGGATGTTGCACTAGGCTGA
- a CDS encoding Rpn family recombination-promoting nuclease/putative transposase has translation MTRKQPEDVLNYRNDLFFKYTLSREDEGSIFARNTIIERVTGIRVKESTVMNPNLDPKTIGKKKIILDVHVKDENGQLFCIEMQTTFTETEKKRFEFYGARALNDQLNSGEKYELLKPVHQIIFIDEYPWNNRNLMNHYQMRTERGEVENKKALIKRSYIHLPVINEMVRKQGILKLNDFEQLCFLFENNENDAILKTKERLVKVFVEKYKEMQKNDKLWSTAMAIQMGEARYRNGLNDSYKEGLEQGLEQGIERGIRKGKEEGERQLLKRQIEKKYHEDATEWLKTLTSEQLIWISEQLFTCDTLSDLKQKATEKDE, from the coding sequence ATGACAAGAAAACAACCAGAAGATGTATTGAATTACCGCAACGATTTGTTCTTCAAGTACACCCTCTCTCGTGAGGATGAAGGCTCCATCTTTGCACGCAACACCATTATCGAACGTGTGACCGGGATACGGGTTAAGGAAAGTACGGTTATGAATCCTAACCTGGATCCCAAGACCATCGGAAAGAAAAAGATTATTTTGGATGTCCACGTAAAGGATGAAAACGGTCAGCTGTTTTGTATCGAAATGCAGACGACGTTTACTGAAACAGAAAAGAAGCGTTTTGAATTTTATGGTGCAAGAGCGCTGAATGATCAGTTAAACAGCGGGGAGAAGTATGAGCTGTTGAAGCCTGTACATCAGATAATTTTCATTGATGAATATCCATGGAATAATCGAAATCTGATGAATCATTACCAGATGCGTACAGAAAGGGGAGAGGTGGAGAATAAAAAGGCACTGATAAAACGCAGCTACATACATCTGCCGGTGATCAATGAGATGGTAAGAAAGCAGGGTATTTTGAAGTTGAATGACTTTGAGCAGTTATGCTTCCTATTTGAAAATAATGAAAATGATGCTATACTAAAAACGAAGGAAAGGCTGGTGAAAGTTTTCGTGGAAAAGTACAAGGAAATGCAGAAAAATGACAAGCTATGGTCAACAGCGATGGCAATTCAGATGGGAGAAGCACGCTATCGCAATGGTCTGAATGACAGCTATAAAGAAGGACTTGAACAAGGATTAGAACAGGGAATTGAAAGAGGTATTAGAAAAGGAAAGGAAGAAGGAGAACGCCAGCTTTTGAAACGTCAGATTGAGAAAAAATATCATGAGGATGCCACAGAATGGTTAAAGACGCTTACATCAGAACAGCTCATTTGGATATCAGAACAGCTATTTACCTGTGATACACTCAGTGATTTAAAACAAAAAGCAACAGAAAAGGATGAATAA
- a CDS encoding metal-dependent hydrolase: MNITYITHSCFLVELESCYLLFDYYKGKLPELKAQKPLYVFASHAHQDHYSSRIFELRNHAVTWILSNDIHTAHSHIQVAANREYDIDCLHVQTLTSTDEGVAFLVHCGSVCIYHAGDLNWWDWGKEDTPQESKLMKQQYVGEMRKLKGMHIDVAFVPVDPRLQERALQGVQTFLEYASCDLLVPMHFWKDTSIFQQLQDSEHIWKNATNLWLNFQELETFTKV, from the coding sequence ATGAATATAACATATATCACACACAGCTGTTTTCTGGTGGAGCTGGAAAGCTGTTATCTGCTGTTTGATTATTATAAAGGAAAACTACCTGAACTAAAGGCACAAAAGCCGTTGTATGTGTTTGCCAGCCATGCACATCAGGATCATTATAGCAGCCGTATTTTTGAGCTGAGAAATCATGCCGTTACATGGATTTTATCTAATGATATCCATACCGCGCATTCACATATTCAGGTAGCGGCAAATCGGGAATACGATATTGACTGTCTGCATGTACAAACACTTACCTCAACAGATGAAGGCGTTGCTTTTCTGGTGCACTGCGGCTCTGTGTGCATATACCATGCCGGTGATTTGAACTGGTGGGATTGGGGGAAGGAGGATACACCCCAGGAGTCAAAGCTCATGAAGCAGCAGTATGTAGGGGAAATGCGGAAATTAAAGGGAATGCATATTGATGTCGCCTTTGTTCCTGTTGATCCAAGACTACAGGAGCGTGCGTTGCAGGGCGTACAGACATTTCTGGAATATGCATCGTGTGATCTGCTGGTGCCAATGCATTTCTGGAAGGATACTTCTATTTTTCAACAGCTTCAGGATTCTGAACACATATGGAAGAACGCTACGAACCTGTGGCTGAATTTCCAGGAGCTGGAAACGTTTACAAAAGTATGA